The region GCTTGTGCAGCATCTCTTATCTCTGCACGATAAGGCATCGCTAAAGTGTCTGGCATATGAGCTTCTGCTGAAGTATCTAAAATGACTATTTTCATACCGTTATCTACTATGTCTAGCACAGAAGAGACTAAAAAACCAGTCTCCCAGCCAACTGCTTCACCAGGTTCTAAATAGACTTCTACATCATACTTTTTCTTGAAATTTTGTATCATTTTTATGAGTTTTTCAACATCATAACCATCTTTAGTTATGTGATGACCTCCACCAAAATTGATATATTTTAAACCTTTAAAATACTTAGAAAATTTACTCTCAAAAGCTTCTAAAACAGCTTCAAGTTCATCTGCACCTTGCTCGCAAAGAGCGTGAAAGTTAAGTCCATCAATATGCTTTAAAACTTCTTCATCAAAGTTTTCTAAAGTTGTTCCCAAACGACTATAGATACCACATGGGTTATATATCTCTTTTGGAGATGCCGAGTGTTCAGGGTTTATACGAATCGAGATGCTAATATTTGGATTAATATTTTTCACTCTTTGAACATACTTAAATAACTGATTTGGTGAGTTAAAAACTATATGGTCTGAAATCTTTGCTATCTCATCTATATCTTCATCTTTATATGCAGGAGAGTAAGTATGTACCTCCCCTCCAAACTCTTCATATGCCAGTTTTGCTTCATGCAAACCACTTGAAGTACAACCTTGAAGATACTTTTTTATCAAAGGAAATGTACTCCACATAGCAAAGCCTTTAAGAGCTAAAATAACCTTAGCCCCACTCTCTTTTTGTACGAAATCTAGAAGCTTTAGATTATTTTCCAAAAGTTCTTCTTCACAGATATAACATGGTGTTTGTATATTTTGTAGATACTCCATAAATATTTTTAAACTTCCATCTCTTTTATTTCCCAAGGAAGACCTTGAGTGTTCATCTCATCCATAAATGCATCTGGGTCCATTTGTTCCATATTAAAAACACCTACTCCACTCCATTTACCTTGTAGCATAAGTTTCGCACCTATCATAGCAGGAACACCTGTTGAGTATGAAACTCCTTGAGAGTTTGTCTCAGCGAAACAATCTTCATGGTCTTTTACTTGATAAATGTAGATTTTCTTTTTAACACCATCTTTTAGTCCCTCAACTAAAACACCAATATTTGTTTTTCCTTTAGTTCTAGGACCAAGTGAAGCAGGGTCTGGGAGAAGAGTCTTTAAAAATTCCATAGGAATTATTTTTTGCCCTTTATGTTCAACTGGCTCGATGCCTAGCATCCCTACATTTTCTAAACACTTCATGTGAGTTAAATAACTCTGACCAAATGTCATAAAAAATCTAATACGTTTTAGACCTTTGATATTTTGAACAAGTGATTCTAACTCTTCATGATAAAGTAAATAAGAGTCTTTTGGCCCTACTTCAGGATAATCCCAAACTTGCATAATCTCCATTGGTTCAGTCTCTATCCACTCTCCATTTTCCCAATAACGACCTTTTGAACTCACTTCTCGTAAGTTTATCTCAGGGTTAAAGTTTGTTGCAAAAGCGTAACCATGGTCACCTGCATTACAATCAAGTATATCAATAGTATGAATCTCATCAAAGTAGTGTTTTTGAGCATAAGCACAAAATACATTTGTAGCTCCTGGGTCAAATCCACTTCCAAGAAGTCCCATAATTCCAGCTTCTTTAAATGCAGCATCTCTCTCCCACTGAAGTTTGTATTCAAACTTAGCTTCATCTGGATGCTCATAGTTTGCAGTATCAAGATATGGAGTTTTTGTAGCTATACAAGCATCCATAATAGTTAAATCTTGATATGGAAGAGCAACATTTATAACAATATCAGGCTTACATGAGTTTATAAGCTGTATAACTTCATCCGTTACATCAGCATCTACTGTTGTTATCTCTATATCTGCATCTTTAAAATCACTTTTTATAGTCTCGCATCTACCAATACTTCTACTAGCTAGTACAATACGACCAAATACATCTGAATTTTGTACACATTTGTGTACTACTACGCGGCTAACTCCACCTGCACCAATAATTAAAGTTGTCAAAATTTTTCTCCTAAATATAAATAAAATGAATCCTCTCCATCTTTTGAAGATGCAAAGGCAAAATAAAATGGACCCAATAAGGTATCCGCTGCTACATAAACACTAGCAGATTCTTTAATGTCTTTGGAGTTTATATGTTCTCCATCATCCCAAGCATCACCTACTTCTAAGCTAAATCCAGCATAAATTGGGGCATACAGTGTTCCAAAAAAACTACTATTAGTTAGTTGGTATCTGTATTTCAAAACTGCTAAAGCCATATGATTTCCAGCTATAGAATAAGGTCTATACCCAGACATATTAAAAAGTCCTCCTAAAATAAATGTATCACTAAGTATAAAAGCACCCTCATCATTGTTGTTATTGTATGTAGTACCAACTTTGAGATATGCTGTAAGATTATGAGCATCATAAGTTAAAGGTTTTTCTATATCAAAAAAAATCTGCTCATGTTCATAATCACTTCCAAAACTTTTCATCTCTTTTTTCCATTTAAGATTAGACTTTAAACCTTTATTTGGAAAATTTAGATTATCCAAATCATCTACTAAAAAAGAAGCATATATAGGTCTTGATTTATACTTTGAATATGTTTGATTTATTAATGACACATCAAGTTTATCTTCAAACATTCCGCCACCAACTTCAAACTTATAATCAGTTCCTACATATCTACCTAAACCTAAAGAACCTCCATATTTTTTAGTTTCTAACTCAATTGAGCCACTTCCAAAAGGAACAAAATCTGTAACCTTTGTGTATGTTAAAGATGGTCTTACATAATATTTTTGCATAGAATCAATAGCTTGAAAAATCTCCGTATGTAATTTTTGATTTTTCCCTATTTCAATATCATTTTTCCACTCTCCGCCATAGCTATTTAAACCAAACATGGTATAACCAATTTTTAGAGAATAAGATGAATGACCTTCAAAATCATCCTCGATACCTATGGCAAATCTTGCTTCGCCATGACTATGCCAACTTGGTTGCGTTATTATAGTAAGTATATTTTTTCCATCAAGTTTTTTAAAATTATACTCTACACTATCAAAGATTGTCATATTGTAAATATGCATTAAATTTTCTCTTAATACATTTTCATCAAGTCTATCACCAACTTTGATTTTAATCATCTTTAAAATATATTCATCACTTATATATGTTGGATTTAAAATTTTTATCTCATCAACAACAGATGCATCTATCTTTTTTAAAACTATTTGATTCTTTTTATATTTTTTATACTCTTCATCACTTAAAGAGAGGTGTTTTAATTTTAACTCATAATCTTTTTGAGCCATTTCTTCACCTTTATTTATAATCAACTCATATTTATCAGTATCAAGCCCTGTAATTCCTTGTAAATCAGGAGTTATCAAAACATCTTTATCGCTGAGTTTCAAGATAGAAGAGTCTGCATTTTTTCGCATTAGTATATTTACCATTTGCCCTAAAACAACAAAATACGAGTTTACATTTATATCTTTATTAAAAGCTTCACTTGCATCTACAGCTATAATAATATCTGCGCCCATATCTTTTGCAATTTGTATAGGGAGATTATCACTAACTCCACCATCAACCAAATCTACGCCATCTATATTTATAGGTTGCAATCCACCAGGAATAGAACTTGATGCATAGACAGCTTTTGCAAGAGAACCAGATTTTAGTACTACTGATTCTCCATTTTTCACATTTGTTGCAACTGCTCGAAAAGGAATAGGAAGTTTATCAAAATCCTCAATATTTTGAGTATCTTGTAACTCTGCCATAAATTTAAAAAGCAAAGGTTGTCTTTTTAAAACGCCTGTTGGAAGAACAATATCATTTTTAGAATTTACTCCAAAACCAATACGACCTTGATAAATGTATTCAGACTCTTTTACTCTCATAGGAGTGTCTTCTCTATCAAAATCTGTTCTAATATACTCTTTCCAATCACTACTCACTAGCATTTTTTCTATATCTTGCGGGGATTTTCCAGATGCATAAAGTCCACCAACTAAAGAACCCATACTTGTCCCAACTATAAAATCTATAGGAATCTTTTTAGCCTCTAAAACCTTTAAAACACCAACGTGTGCTCCACCTCTAGCTCCTCCTCCACTTAAAACAAGTGCTATTTTTGGTCTATCATAAGCAATGGCAAAACCAAAAATAAAAGCTAGGATGAGTATAAATTTCATATATTTATTATACTAAATTAAATGCTACGGCTAAAACTGCCAACCAAATAAGAGCTGTGACTATTAAGCTCAAAAGAACCAAAGTAGCGCCTGCGTCTTTAGCTTGTTTTGCTAGTATGTGGTAGTCAGTTGTAACTAAATCCACAACTCTCTCAATAGAGCTATTTGTAACTTCAGCTAAAACCGGAATAAACAATGAAATAAACAAGATGCTAGAGTGCGTAAAACTAATAGGTAAATTCCAAGCTACTATACCCATAACACTAAGCATAAGAAGTTGCCACTTAAATGATGTCTCATTTTTTGTTATATCTATAAAACCTTCTACTGCATACATTCCATTGCGAAATAGTGAATGTTTAGGTTTGTTTAGTTTCATGTTTGTCCTTTAAATTTGTAATAATTTCTCTTACTTCTTGAGTCTTTGTCTCTCTACACACAGGTTCTGAGAAATAAATAGTTACATCTCTTCTGCCAAATAGATTGATTTTTCTAGTTTTAGAAAATATACTCCCATTCATTCCATCTATAAAAAAAGTAGCTATTTTTCCCTCATAATCGCTAGAGATAAGTTCATATCCCTTGAAAAATTTTCCAGTTGCTCCATCAGGGCTGATTTCACCTTCTGGAAATATTGCCACAATTTTACCATTTTTTAGTCTTTGTGAAGCTTCTGCAAAAGCATCTTTTGAAGCT is a window of uncultured Sulfurimonas sp. DNA encoding:
- a CDS encoding patatin-like phospholipase family protein; this translates as MKFILILAFIFGFAIAYDRPKIALVLSGGGARGGAHVGVLKVLEAKKIPIDFIVGTSMGSLVGGLYASGKSPQDIEKMLVSSDWKEYIRTDFDREDTPMRVKESEYIYQGRIGFGVNSKNDIVLPTGVLKRQPLLFKFMAELQDTQNIEDFDKLPIPFRAVATNVKNGESVVLKSGSLAKAVYASSSIPGGLQPINIDGVDLVDGGVSDNLPIQIAKDMGADIIIAVDASEAFNKDINVNSYFVVLGQMVNILMRKNADSSILKLSDKDVLITPDLQGITGLDTDKYELIINKGEEMAQKDYELKLKHLSLSDEEYKKYKKNQIVLKKIDASVVDEIKILNPTYISDEYILKMIKIKVGDRLDENVLRENLMHIYNMTIFDSVEYNFKKLDGKNILTIITQPSWHSHGEARFAIGIEDDFEGHSSYSLKIGYTMFGLNSYGGEWKNDIEIGKNQKLHTEIFQAIDSMQKYYVRPSLTYTKVTDFVPFGSGSIELETKKYGGSLGLGRYVGTDYKFEVGGGMFEDKLDVSLINQTYSKYKSRPIYASFLVDDLDNLNFPNKGLKSNLKWKKEMKSFGSDYEHEQIFFDIEKPLTYDAHNLTAYLKVGTTYNNNNDEGAFILSDTFILGGLFNMSGYRPYSIAGNHMALAVLKYRYQLTNSSFFGTLYAPIYAGFSLEVGDAWDDGEHINSKDIKESASVYVAADTLLGPFYFAFASSKDGEDSFYLYLGEKF
- the nspC gene encoding carboxynorspermidine decarboxylase; amino-acid sequence: MEYLQNIQTPCYICEEELLENNLKLLDFVQKESGAKVILALKGFAMWSTFPLIKKYLQGCTSSGLHEAKLAYEEFGGEVHTYSPAYKDEDIDEIAKISDHIVFNSPNQLFKYVQRVKNINPNISISIRINPEHSASPKEIYNPCGIYSRLGTTLENFDEEVLKHIDGLNFHALCEQGADELEAVLEAFESKFSKYFKGLKYINFGGGHHITKDGYDVEKLIKMIQNFKKKYDVEVYLEPGEAVGWETGFLVSSVLDIVDNGMKIVILDTSAEAHMPDTLAMPYRAEIRDAAQAGEKEFTYRFGGNTCLAGDIMGDYSFDKALKIGDKIIFEDQIHYTFVKSTTFNGIKLPSLAIKTKDGNLNIVKNFGYEDYKNRLS
- a CDS encoding diacylglycerol kinase, whose product is MKLNKPKHSLFRNGMYAVEGFIDITKNETSFKWQLLMLSVMGIVAWNLPISFTHSSILFISLFIPVLAEVTNSSIERVVDLVTTDYHILAKQAKDAGATLVLLSLIVTALIWLAVLAVAFNLV
- a CDS encoding saccharopine dehydrogenase family protein, encoding MLTTLIIGAGGVSRVVVHKCVQNSDVFGRIVLASRSIGRCETIKSDFKDADIEITTVDADVTDEVIQLINSCKPDIVINVALPYQDLTIMDACIATKTPYLDTANYEHPDEAKFEYKLQWERDAAFKEAGIMGLLGSGFDPGATNVFCAYAQKHYFDEIHTIDILDCNAGDHGYAFATNFNPEINLREVSSKGRYWENGEWIETEPMEIMQVWDYPEVGPKDSYLLYHEELESLVQNIKGLKRIRFFMTFGQSYLTHMKCLENVGMLGIEPVEHKGQKIIPMEFLKTLLPDPASLGPRTKGKTNIGVLVEGLKDGVKKKIYIYQVKDHEDCFAETNSQGVSYSTGVPAMIGAKLMLQGKWSGVGVFNMEQMDPDAFMDEMNTQGLPWEIKEMEV